In the Glycine max cultivar Williams 82 chromosome 19, Glycine_max_v4.0, whole genome shotgun sequence genome, ACATaatcaacaaacattggccaaggtgaACAAACCATTTCAAACCTCTTCAGGTATTCATCAAACCGCTGCTCCGAAGGACAATCAACAAGAGTTCCCCAGACATTCATGACATATTCCCAAGCATTTCTTTGACTAATTAACGATTTACATTTGCCCTTCACgttcttgtttatgtgaaaagtacacaacaaatttgtacactcaggaaatataattttcactgcattcatcaatatTAGGTCTCTGTCAATGACAATAACTCCAGGGATGACATCACGTCTTAAAAATATACCTCGGAAGCGTTCTGAAACCCAAACCACATTATTAAGACGTtcaccctccagatatgcaaaaccgacagagaatgtcatcccagttggtgtcaccccaacaaaatcaagcagtgggagtctgtacctgtttgttttgtaggtattgtctatcaaaaacaccaaattacatgcgtttactaacttcactgcatcagggtgacaccaaaagatatcacaAACCACGTCCTTATCCTTTAATctgtgccaatgaatatactgatcccgttcaagaagcttcattaggtgttgcatttcaatatcatttcctcttatggaagaacgatatgtacttcttgcattgtatatttgtttgatggtCATACAACTATTGGCATTATGCTCCTTTAAAGTCAGCaaaatgttttttggtttgaccattgactttgtcatatcaccaATAAGTGTCTTTTCAGCTTTACTCAATCGCccaacatatggatgtccaactaatgagttggccaattcatgattatgaatcccacaAATCAACTTCATCGTCTAGCCTTGTCCTCCAACCACTGGCTTGCcacgaagcttgaagggacacccacatttcctagtcTCAGTGTCTCTTCTAACGAATTCTTTCTTCCTACACCTATACTCgtcactcctttcacacccaattaacacaaatgaagtccttcctctactacctGTGTTTGTGTCAGACCTTACAATCGCCgccacaaatccattttcataagCAACGGATCGAGCCCATCGTAGAACATCCTCTCGACTGTCAAACACCTACAAACCAATCCACATAATTTCAGCTTCCTACgacatattcattttattaaatcactcACAATCATGAACAttattacctgagaagtattgaacgcaTCTGAATAAtcgacatgtggttcattcacaccacattcttcttcattttcataagCCATATCCACTTCTTCAGGCATTATACCTTCATACATCCACTGATCCTCGTCCATCTTAACAATAaatcaaaaatttaaacacaaacATAGAAAACcctattcaaataaaaatacacaaataacatagtaataatttaaaaataaatacacaaaTAACGTAGTAAAAAGCCAAAACCCTATTTCATTCTACACGTATAAACAATTCAAATACAAAATGACAATACaaataaagtaataattaaaaacaaaattaaactttacaatttcaaaaaacaaagccTCTTGCGGATCAAGTTTTTTTTNNNNNNNNNNNNNNNNNNNNNNNNNNNNNNNNNNNNNNNNNNNNNNNNNNNNNNNNNNNNNNNNNNNNNNNNNNNNNNNNNNNNNNNNNNNNNNNNNNNNTTCaccagatcaacttgatcccgCAACTATCAAACTTGATCCgcaacaataaaatttaactgcggatcaagttgatccgtaaacttTTTATGGATCATCTTGATCCGCACGATTTTCCGTACACCAGAATAGAATGCACCCAACATTGCGTACCTCGTATGCCACCACCAACCACCGCAATGCCTTCACCTTCACCTTAACGGAACCTAACCGTTCACCGAACCAAACCGATCACAACGAAACGAAAGAACTACGGGGAAGAAGCACTGTGCACGGAGGAGAGAAAACAACGAAAGAATGCACAAATGAAGCATTGTGCCGTTTAAAAAAGCTTGGTGCCTGGTGCAAAGCACTGTTCATGGAGGCACTGTTCATCAACAAGACGGAATGCAGGGACAGCAGAGGAAGGGGTACTTTGGCCATTTAGAAaatttgctgggtgcaccagcaataatgctgggtgcacctagcaataccctttattaatttatgtttttattcttgttaCCCCTCGTGACTCTCTGTGACGCATCTGCAGCGTCTTCCTCCGTGGCGTGGCTTGTTAAGGTAAGCCcttcttcctctcttttctcGTTCTTACTCTTCAATGgtgctctttctttctttcacctttTCTCTCTGAACAACAATACTCTTCGCGACAACAAAAACCAAGAACGAAGTGCACTATTATTACGTGTTTTCAATCTCTCACCCATTTCCTTCTTCAGAGTCTCTCTCTGTTTCCAACTTGGTAGCGCTGTGAGAGAGTTTAAGCTTTTCTCTTTTACCCTCTGGTGGCCTTTTTCTGTTCTTCCTAATTCGCGTTTACGCGTTAAgaattttgatgaatttatgtttTGCACACCAACTGTttgatgaaattaaataaatacctGCATGTCTCAGAATTGTATTTTCTGTATGCGGGGTTGTTACTTATTATGCTAAATATCTGAAATTCTAGCTCCTGCTTGTCGTCGACTTTGCTCAAGTGTTAATATTTTGATCAgttattataacttataagcaTTAGCGGTTGAATGAATCTGTTGTGGGAGGGTTAGATTTcagggtatgttagagtagagttgttaaattattttaatctaagAGTGGCTCATGTAATTATTGAGTGTCTTTAGTGAATTGATGCTCAATTGTATTGAAGTCATTGGGggttattttagatttattgaaattaattccCTCTCTTCTCACTCCATAAAAGGGTAATTTTGGCAATTAAAGGTAAAAGGGTGAATTTGAAAAGGGAGGTTACAAAGAGGTTGCCTGATTTATGCTAACAagaatttttggaaaaaattgtGTTCTGGATTGAACTATGAATATCAGATCTGCAAGCGTGTGTCAGGTAGAGCTCCAAACTGTCTTGGGGTGCTTAGAGGGTGAGTGTGGGTGGGGGTGGGGGGACACATGCAAGTAAAATGATGTTTAAGTGAGTAATGGTTCTTTTAGAGTTTCAGTACCTGAGTGGAGAAAACATACCTGAGGGAGGTGCTTGTATTGTGTATTTATTTATAGGAGTGGTGGGACATTTTCCAAGCACATTAGCAGCCTCCATGCTGTTTTTTAGATGCAGAGGGGTTGCCCATACTATGTCATGGGGTGATTCCAGGAAATATGGTGAGAATTTTGTTCCTAAGGGAGGAAGCGTCAGTTGCCTGTCACGTAGGTTGGTTAGCCGACTTCTGCCTTGCAAGGCGAACCTTGGTCATCCAGGATGAAAGACAGGGTGTGGTGAACTGAGGTGTGTGTTTGGTGGATTGGCCTGGATTGGTACTGGGTTGTCTGTTGTTCATTGGGCCTGAGGCTGGTCCGATACAATTTCTATTTTCCATCTTTCATGCTTTGGGTATTGGATGGAATAATTATCTAAACACTTATATTTTGTCATGTCAATTCTTGGATTGAATATGACAATATCTACCCTTCTGGATGTTCAGGGCCTTGGCCAAAATTGTGGTGCGTAGTTTTGAAATGCAGGAATGGGAACTGGACTTGTTAAATCCTAGCTTATGGAATACTAATAAAAGTCCATGTTCTGTTTTCTGTTTTAACAAGTTCATAACTGGTTCCTTGCTTAGACCTTTTTGGTTGTCCTGTGTTTGGACCAAAAAGTATGcgaacagttttttttttttataataaaaatgacaCTTTGTATTGGGAAAAGTTAGACCTGAAATTCAAAAGGTATCGACCTAGATGTGTTTTGGATTTAGAGAAGAACCTTAATATGAAAATACTACTCCAGTCTATTGATCCTCACATGTCATGGACTTTTACTTGAATTCAAATTCTCATACCACATAGTTTCTATTGCTCAAACTTGAGTCATATTTCTTATCTGTGGGTCATTGCTTGTGCTCCATCATTTTAATATAGATCTGACTGCTCTCTTTGAATTGCCTGTATTAATACTTATTGATGGAGCCTAGGTATCAGAAAAAGAGATTAATTGAGTTGAAGAAATCATACTGGTTGCTTTCAGCTCCATCCCACATTCTCCTGTAGCAACTCCATATGATTTCTCCTCTGCATGTGTGGATCTGATTCTTAGAGATTAAGATAAATAGAGAGGATGATAAATGTTGGGGGATTAAGTGATTCTGACTGGTCAGTTTAGTTGTGGTTTGTCTTAAAACATTGTGCCAAgtaaacaaaaccaaattttgATTATTATGATGAGAATAAGGTATATATTGATGGTTTGTCCTTCAAATTGTACCTCACTTGCAATTTAGTTCTAGATTAAAATTTAGTGTACAATTCAGTCCTTAAACTATTTCAACTTGTTTCATGTTACTTCTTTTATTATCACTTTCTAATATAAACTGACtttcaataattaaaagactaaattacgcatttgaataaataatagatTGAATTGCTAGTGAGAATATTTTCAGGACAAATATACCATTTTTCTCAATTAGAAAAATATGCCTCTCAAAGAGTAAGGTTACTTATACATAATGAAAGAAGATCTTTCTGAATATTGTCTTTGGAATTGGAATATTTTCCCTTCAATGAGTTGTTAATTTTGCTGGCACTAAGCTCACAGTATTTAAGGTTATCCTTGTGAATAAGTGTACTATCCTTGTGAATTTAACCTATATAATTTTCACAATTCCATAATCCATCTTGGTCTTTTGAACATCTCAAATTTGTTTCTAGAAGGCTATGAAATATATTGGGAGGAAAGGAAGTTGTTTGGGATTGTGTGGCCTGATTTAATAGTTGATGTATTGCGCTCTCCTTTTTGTTAAATAGTTGAGATTTTTTTACCAGGATTTGTTTATCTTGTTTACttgaatatgtttttgtttcattttaatattcattaaactccattttttcataaacaaagtgtttttcttattttacttGCAAACTTTCTAATGCTTAAAATTCAGGTGTGAAAAGTGAAAGAGGGAACAAGAAGTTGACGGTAGCAGAATGGTGGTCTCCAGTACAAATCCCCACAATAAGGAGATAGCTATCAGGAGGAGGATTGCTAgcatgtgattctttttttcttatcacaTTTTTGCTTCATAATGTGTGACATGAGAAATAATAGATGCATCATATTTAGAGTTCTTAATTGAATAGATATACTAAAAATATGGGTTTTAGTATTACTTTGAAGgtctttattatatatattacaaacaTTTTGTAGAATAGAAATAAGTATCATCGTGATGGCATGGAACTATGTTCAGCATTTCATGTTAAATCAAATTCATTCAATTATCTAATTCTGCTAATTGTAAATTTATAGATTTAATAAACGTGAAGATGATTTCCCATCTTTGAGAGAATACAATGATTACTTGGAGGAAGTAGAGGACATGAGTAAGCTTCTATTATCTTGTTTGCAGCTGTTTCACTTGATAActtttgctttcttttgatgATTTCCTCCCCTTTTCCCCATGCAGCATTTAACTTGATTGAAGGAATAGATGTTTCAGATATTGAAGCAAAAATTGCCAAATACCAGGAAGAAAATGCAGAACAAATAATGATTAATCGAGCTCGGAAGGTACATCTGAGAATAGACTTTTCATTGATTTGTTCTTTCTATGTCTCCGTAATATGTAAAATCATATGCACCTTTTCCTGGATATCTCTCATTCACAAAAGAGTGAAATTTAAGTTTGTTATGCAAGTGCGACTTTCCTgccatattttaaaatgtatttttatgttgatattaattaaacaggCTGAAGAATTAGCTGCAGCTATGGCAGCAAGTAAGGGACAACCTGCACAAACTGATGATGATTCAGTGAGCATTAGATTGCTGTTTTTATAAGTTGATTACTGTTACTTTTCGGCACAATATTCAAACTTTATTGAGCTTGGACTGTTATTTGAGATTGAGTTTTGGTTTTATCATATTACTTCATCTATTAGCATATATACTTTACCTGCACAAACTGGTTATTGACACAATTACTGCCTCTGTTTCATTTGTGAaaattgttgtttgtttttcctTAAATAAGCA is a window encoding:
- the LOC100305654 gene encoding uncharacterized protein isoform X1, with product MVVSSTNPHNKEIAIRRRIASIFNKREDDFPSLREYNDYLEEVEDMTFNLIEGIDVSDIEAKIAKYQEENAEQIMINRARKAEELAAAMAASKGQPAQTDDDSATNQNSQAGFGAVPQGQYAPTFAGGQPRPTGMAPQPLPLGGGDMPGFAGDDEETKRLRTERAGGWSGDISRKRALEEAFGSIWVC